From a single Nicotiana tabacum cultivar K326 chromosome 8, ASM71507v2, whole genome shotgun sequence genomic region:
- the LOC142163392 gene encoding uncharacterized protein LOC142163392 produces the protein MECESQRTMSNASANMDNTEMSALIANRAGNQQKMRKNYNLFHDFCNMKGHTKETCYKIVEYPNDHKFKKKYNTQDVWIIDSGASNHMTSKIELLNNLSPLSSSSSVHLPNGDLAKITHSGSANIFKDYKISDVLHVPNFKYSPLSVSKITKELQCRVGFFPDLCVFQDFYTGKVLGISSEANGLYILRSCLHKIQSFTPTVNTTSMQTSTQNKQSSINLGVWNQRLGHLPMEAIKRIDKIKQHFKKDCSQVTWLDCHVCPLARQTKLSFPVSTSRAHAPFHLLHADTKQFIVSRDVVLKEHVFPFKQMKLPYVPVFPALEPTDLPNTTGALYQDQVDEHDATHDTDAVQGSDAVSELQHDSSHLQVVDDVLPIAVRKPPRSTGPPKWMHDFVSTSCVYPMPNYLSYDSMSPSYAKYLSAQFSIVEPKHYHEASKDARWITAMQQEVTTLEENNTWDVVDLPAIKVPIWCTEANKEVERFKARLVAKGFSQKEGLDYKETFSLWPRWSLLDQS, from the exons ATGGAATGTGAAAGCCAAAGAACTATGTCAAATGCCTCTGCTAACATGGATAATACTGAAATGAGTGCCTTGATAGCAAATAGAGCTGGAAATCAACagaaaatgaggaagaactaCAACCTCTTCCATGACTTTTGTAATATGAAGGGGCACACTAAGGAAACATGCTATAAAATAGTGGAATATCCAAATGATCATAAGTTCAAGAAGAAGTACAACACTCAG GATGTTTGGATTATAGATAGTGGAGCCTCCAATCATATGACCTCAAAGATTGAACTACTCAATAATCTAAGTCCCTTAAGTAGTAGTAGTTCAGTTCACCTGCCAAATGGAGATTTAGCTAAGATCACTCATAGTGGATCAGCTAACATATTCAAGGACTACAAAATTAGTGATGTACTTCATGTTCCAAATTTTAAATATAGCCCGCTTTCAGTTTCAAAAATTACTAAGGAATTGCAGTGCAGGGTTGGATTCTTCCCTGACCTATGTGTATTTCAGGATTTTTACACTGGCAAGGTGTTGGGGATTAGTAGTGAAGCTAATGGGCTATACATTCTTAGGAGCTGCCTTCATAAGATACAGTCATTTACACCAACTGTAAATACCACATCTATGCAAACTTCAACACAAAATAAACAAAGCTCAATAAATCTAGGAGTTTGGAACCAAAGGCTTGGACATCTTCCTATGGAAGCCATTAAGAGAATTGACAAGATCAAGCAGCATTTCAAGAAAGATTGTTCACAGGTTACATGGTTAGACTGTCATGTTTGTCCATTAGCTAGACAAACTAAGCTGTCATTTCCTGTTAGCACTAGCAGAGCACATGCTCCTTTTCATCTTTTACATGCAGAT ACTAAGCAGTTCATTGTCAGCAGGGATGTAGTACTTAAGGAACATGTATTTCCTTTCAAACAAATGAAGTTGCCATATGTTCCAGTCTTTCCAGCACTTGAGCCAACTGATTTACCAAATACTACAGGAGCATTGTATCAAGATCAGGTAGATGAACATGATGCAACCCACGACACGGATGCTGTGCAGGGGTCTGATGCAGTTTCTGAG TTACAACATGATTCTTCACATTTGCAAGTTGTGGATGATGTATTGCCCATTGCAGTTAGAAAGCCACCCAGAAGTACAGGTCCACCAAAGTGGATGCATGATTTTGTCTCTACATCTTGTGTATATCCTATGCCAAACTATCTAAGTTATGATAGTATGTCACCTTCCTATGCTAAATATCTATCAGCTCAATTCTCCATAGTTGAGCCCAAACATTATCATGAGGCTTCAAAGGATGCAAGGTGGATAACTGCTATGCAACAAGAAGTTACAACATTGGAAGAAAATAACACCTGGGATGTTGTTGATTTGCCTGCTATTAAGGTTCCTATATGGTGCACTGAAGCTAATAAAGAAGTAGAGAGATTTAAAGCAAGGTTGGTAGCCAAAGGTTTCAGTCAAAAGGAGGGCCTGGACTACAAAGAAACATTTTCCCTGTGGCCAAGATGGTCATTGTTAGATCAGTCATAG